A window of Chloroflexota bacterium contains these coding sequences:
- a CDS encoding tetratricopeptide repeat protein: MKTKLGAFCDSVMETGWLLALLVVPLYFNVYSSRVFEPDKLSILRSIALVMIGAWVIKFAEQGLGLVGEKAPESEGNGKMAPRESSQRLSLFERVIRVPLILPTFLTIIIYLLSTVFSVAPRISLWGSYMRLQGTYTTLSYIVIFFIVLQNLRTRAQLDRLLNAVVITSLPISLYGILQHFRLDSLPWSGDTVLRVASNMGNAIFVAAYLIMAIPITLARLIDHFNALLDEETGTAADAILTGSYAFIFVVQLICTFFTQSRGPWLGLFGGIYFFVLLLLVWLRRTAPDQSRLSMHELLTALAFAVVSLPVGVIPAYVVLAAFRRGMRWLWLSFCIQSLILASFLVVFNLPNNPFMGLREMPYIGRLGNLFQTEEGTGKVRVLIWEGAVKLIAANPFRAIFGYGPETMHVAYNPYYPPDLAHYEARNASPDRSHNETFDALVITGAVGFLIYMWLFTAVFYYGLKWLGFMETRRQRNLFLALGIGGAAAATVLAAIIDREFRFVGVALPAGFISGIAAYLMIVAFFAHGQSREREDRFRQILLIALLATIVGHFIEIHFGIAIAATRTYFWIFAALLVVIGMGWFQKEEPALEPVYRPATTSQELYSRRRKKKRSRREAFVSQPVSTHGVATEPNPMLELITRTLLVSVLLCTLGFEFVANPMGEMDSLRIISLSLTTLAPRGSPHIIAYGVLWMFVLTWLVAGMVAIASILILYRQRQQGVSWLLQAFGVYALITLLVFLIFLFTHTSLIKPNRDIANTVVFYYLFLGLSLLFLSIVLTVQKSLPVQFWQKSNLWLYPILAAGIALAIFTTNVSIVKADIYYKQGLKLEEEQRWDASIALYSKAIAWAPDQDYYYLFLGRALMEKAIAVTTPEERATWLEQSRAALEKAKDLNPLNTDHFANLGRLYRTWADYAATPEERQEKLQTALGYYEKAASLSPHNAQIINEWGLTYLVLGDMPNALEKFEYSLSLDQKFDMTYVLLGNYYSITGDREKAIENYEKAVEINPEQVQAYASLGLLYYEQGAITKAIEANQKAIALAPNLIQAHSTLGKIYYDQGMLTEAIQANLNVLDFAPDDLVSHRNLAILYQQTGQYELALEEARIALSLSPESEKPTMQAFIQQLEQMIGQIVTPTTQ; the protein is encoded by the coding sequence GTGAAAACGAAGTTGGGCGCGTTCTGTGATAGCGTGATGGAAACCGGCTGGCTGCTGGCCCTGCTTGTTGTGCCTCTCTACTTCAACGTGTACTCCAGCCGCGTTTTTGAGCCAGACAAACTCTCCATCTTGCGCTCCATCGCTTTAGTAATGATCGGGGCTTGGGTTATCAAATTCGCCGAACAAGGATTGGGTCTGGTCGGGGAGAAAGCGCCAGAGAGCGAAGGCAATGGCAAGATGGCCCCCCGGGAAAGCAGCCAGCGACTCAGTCTGTTTGAACGCGTCATCCGTGTTCCTCTGATTTTACCGACCTTTCTGACAATCATCATCTATCTTCTCAGCACCGTCTTCTCCGTCGCACCTCGGATCAGCCTGTGGGGATCCTATATGCGTCTCCAGGGCACCTATACCACCCTCTCGTACATCGTGATCTTTTTCATCGTGCTCCAGAATCTGCGCACGAGAGCGCAATTGGACCGCTTGCTAAACGCAGTGGTCATCACCAGCCTGCCCATTTCACTGTATGGCATCCTCCAGCATTTCCGACTGGACTCGCTGCCATGGAGTGGCGACACGGTGCTTCGCGTGGCCTCCAACATGGGCAATGCGATCTTTGTGGCTGCATATCTTATCATGGCGATTCCGATCACACTAGCACGCCTCATAGATCACTTTAACGCCCTGTTGGATGAGGAAACTGGAACGGCGGCTGATGCCATTCTCACAGGTAGTTACGCCTTCATTTTTGTCGTGCAGTTAATCTGCACCTTTTTCACTCAAAGCCGTGGCCCGTGGCTGGGGTTGTTTGGCGGGATCTATTTCTTTGTGCTTCTGCTACTTGTCTGGTTGCGGAGAACGGCACCGGACCAATCCCGGCTCTCGATGCACGAGTTACTCACTGCCCTGGCTTTTGCTGTCGTCAGCCTGCCCGTAGGTGTGATACCTGCTTATGTGGTTTTGGCTGCCTTTCGGCGCGGGATGCGTTGGCTATGGCTCAGTTTCTGCATTCAATCATTGATCCTGGCCAGTTTCCTGGTCGTGTTCAACCTTCCCAACAATCCCTTTATGGGCCTCAGAGAAATGCCGTATATCGGCCGCCTAGGCAATTTGTTCCAGACGGAGGAGGGCACGGGCAAGGTCCGTGTGCTAATCTGGGAAGGAGCAGTGAAACTCATTGCCGCAAATCCTTTCCGTGCCATCTTTGGGTACGGCCCAGAAACGATGCATGTAGCCTACAACCCTTACTATCCTCCTGACCTGGCCCATTACGAGGCCCGCAATGCCTCACCTGATCGCTCACACAATGAGACGTTCGATGCGCTGGTCATCACCGGAGCTGTTGGTTTTCTCATCTACATGTGGCTGTTCACTGCGGTCTTCTACTACGGCCTGAAATGGCTGGGTTTTATGGAAACCCGGAGGCAGCGCAACTTATTCCTAGCCTTGGGCATTGGCGGTGCTGCCGCAGCGACGGTGTTGGCAGCGATCATAGACCGCGAGTTCCGCTTCGTAGGAGTGGCTCTGCCCGCGGGGTTTATCTCTGGCATTGCTGCCTACCTAATGATCGTTGCTTTCTTTGCGCATGGTCAAAGCCGAGAGAGGGAGGATCGGTTCCGACAGATCTTGCTCATTGCACTGCTCGCAACGATCGTGGGCCATTTCATTGAGATTCACTTCGGCATCGCTATCGCCGCGACTCGCACATACTTCTGGATTTTTGCGGCCTTGTTGGTGGTGATCGGAATGGGTTGGTTCCAGAAAGAGGAGCCTGCACTGGAACCCGTGTACCGGCCAGCCACAACATCTCAGGAACTGTATTCCCGCCGGCGCAAGAAAAAGCGATCCAGGCGGGAGGCATTCGTCAGCCAGCCAGTCAGCACGCACGGGGTTGCAACAGAACCCAACCCTATGTTGGAGTTGATCACCAGGACGCTCTTGGTGAGCGTACTGCTCTGCACGCTTGGTTTCGAGTTCGTTGCCAATCCGATGGGGGAGATGGATTCACTACGCATCATCAGCCTTTCCTTGACCACGTTGGCTCCAAGAGGGTCCCCGCATATCATCGCCTACGGGGTCCTGTGGATGTTCGTGCTCACCTGGCTGGTGGCCGGGATGGTTGCTATCGCCTCGATTCTCATTCTATATCGTCAGCGCCAACAGGGCGTATCGTGGCTCCTTCAGGCGTTTGGCGTTTACGCTCTCATCACGCTCTTGGTGTTCCTGATCTTTCTGTTCACTCACACATCGCTGATCAAACCGAACCGAGACATTGCAAACACAGTGGTCTTCTATTATCTCTTCCTTGGTCTCTCCTTGCTCTTCCTGTCCATTGTCCTCACCGTGCAGAAGTCCCTGCCCGTTCAGTTCTGGCAGAAAAGCAATTTATGGCTATACCCCATCCTTGCGGCGGGCATCGCGCTAGCGATTTTCACTACCAATGTGAGTATCGTGAAGGCGGACATCTATTACAAGCAAGGTCTCAAACTGGAGGAGGAGCAACGTTGGGATGCCAGCATTGCCCTTTATTCCAAGGCCATTGCCTGGGCGCCGGACCAAGATTATTACTATCTTTTCTTGGGCCGGGCTCTGATGGAAAAAGCCATAGCGGTGACCACACCCGAGGAGCGTGCTACTTGGTTGGAGCAAAGCCGTGCCGCGCTGGAAAAAGCCAAAGACCTGAACCCGCTCAATACTGATCATTTCGCCAATCTGGGTCGCCTGTATCGGACTTGGGCCGATTACGCGGCTACGCCCGAGGAGCGGCAGGAGAAACTCCAGACTGCCCTCGGCTACTATGAGAAGGCTGCTTCGCTCAGTCCTCATAACGCCCAGATCATCAATGAGTGGGGCCTGACGTACTTAGTATTGGGGGACATGCCCAACGCTTTGGAGAAATTCGAATACTCACTCAGTCTGGATCAGAAATTCGACATGACCTACGTCCTCTTAGGGAATTACTACTCTATTACCGGCGATCGAGAGAAGGCCATCGAGAATTATGAGAAGGCAGTGGAAATAAATCCTGAGCAAGTCCAGGCCTATGCCTCCCTGGGATTGCTCTACTACGAACAGGGGGCGATCACCAAGGCGATTGAGGCGAACCAGAAGGCTATTGCGCTGGCACCCAATCTAATCCAAGCTCACAGCACTCTGGGCAAGATCTATTATGATCAAGGCATGCTCACCGAGGCTATTCAGGCTAACCTCAATGTGCTAGATTTCGCGCCAGATGACCTGGTCAGTCATCGCAACCTGGCTATCCTGTACCAACAAACGGGTCAATATGAACTGGCTCTCGAGGAAGCACGCATTGCTCTTTCGCTCTCGCCTGAGAGCGAGAAGCCCACCATGCAGGCCTTCATACAACAGTTGGAGCAGATGATAGGACAAATAGTTACCCCCACCACGCAGTGA
- a CDS encoding undecaprenyl/decaprenyl-phosphate alpha-N-acetylglucosaminyl 1-phosphate transferase yields the protein MNYLLIFISALLLAMGGTPLARRLALRLDVLDLPNERKIHSQPIPRLGGVAIYTAFMLALVLLGNRFYISQVVGIFLGATLVSLLGAWDDRRGLPAYLKLVGQILAALILIGSGVEVGFLHHPVLNALVTVIWVVGITNALNFLDNMDGLAGGVATIASTFFVLMAGLSGQYLVGSLAAAVMGASLGFLLYNFNPATIFMGDSGALFLGFVLAAVGIKLRFPDNVDFVTWMVPVAVLALPIFDMALVVLSRLRRGKNPLTTPGKDHVSHRLVALGYTRREAVLMLYLACGAGGVLAMAITEASVVMGYILGSIAFVGGLVALVWLEWRVPGGQLRITRETAQSSETK from the coding sequence ATGAATTATCTGCTGATTTTCATAAGCGCGCTGCTCCTGGCCATGGGTGGCACACCTCTGGCCCGCAGGCTGGCATTGCGCCTGGATGTGCTCGACTTGCCTAACGAGCGTAAAATACATAGCCAACCTATCCCCCGCCTGGGCGGTGTTGCCATCTACACGGCCTTCATGCTGGCCCTCGTTCTTCTCGGCAACCGCTTCTATATTTCTCAGGTAGTTGGCATTTTCCTGGGCGCGACGCTGGTCTCGCTCCTAGGCGCGTGGGATGACCGCCGGGGGCTACCAGCCTACCTGAAGTTAGTGGGGCAGATACTCGCCGCCTTGATCCTGATCGGTTCTGGCGTAGAGGTTGGCTTCCTGCACCACCCTGTGCTGAACGCTCTGGTTACCGTGATCTGGGTGGTGGGCATCACCAACGCTCTCAACTTTCTGGACAATATGGACGGGCTGGCTGGAGGAGTAGCGACTATTGCCTCCACTTTCTTTGTCCTTATGGCTGGGCTCAGCGGACAATACCTGGTGGGCAGTTTGGCCGCCGCAGTGATGGGTGCTTCACTCGGCTTTCTCCTCTATAACTTCAACCCTGCCACCATATTTATGGGCGATTCAGGTGCGCTTTTCCTCGGCTTCGTGCTCGCTGCAGTAGGGATCAAATTACGCTTCCCTGATAATGTGGATTTCGTGACCTGGATGGTTCCTGTGGCTGTGTTGGCTTTGCCTATTTTTGATATGGCGCTGGTAGTACTCTCTCGGCTACGGCGGGGCAAGAATCCGCTGACCACGCCTGGCAAGGACCATGTCTCACACCGCTTAGTGGCATTGGGCTACACCCGGCGTGAGGCTGTGCTGATGTTGTATCTGGCTTGCGGGGCGGGTGGGGTACTGGCGATGGCCATCACTGAGGCCAGTGTGGTCATGGGTTACATCCTGGGCAGCATCGCCTTCGTTGGGGGGCTTGTGGCTTTAGTATGGCTGGAGTGGCGAGTGCCAGGTGGCCAACTCAGAATCACACGTGAAACGGCGCAGTCAAGCGAAACAAAGT
- a CDS encoding GDP-mannose 4,6-dehydratase — protein sequence MRVLVTGGAGYIGSHLVDHLFAEGHEVVVVDDLSTGRRENITHLLDEERFRFVEGDICNPGLVADLVASSDLVYHLAAAVGVRHILSNPLRGIFTNVEGTANVLKAAHLHKRRVLFASTSEVYGRSPHMPLKEDGDRVLGSTKITRWSYSTAKALGEHLCFAYYAEGLPVSIVRYFNSYGPRMDPQGYSSVVANFIMQALRGEPLTIHGDGQQSRCFTFVNDTVRGTVLAAEHPEALGEVFNIGSSVETTILELAALVLELTGAKSGLTYLPYEQVYGPNFEDPRRRVPDVSKARRVLGFQAQVPLREGLEETIRWFRRQYSETLCKT from the coding sequence ATGAGGGTGCTGGTCACCGGTGGGGCAGGGTACATCGGCTCGCATCTCGTGGACCATCTATTCGCCGAAGGACACGAAGTTGTCGTCGTGGATGACCTGTCTACGGGAAGGCGGGAAAACATCACCCATCTCCTGGACGAGGAGCGTTTCCGATTTGTAGAGGGAGACATTTGTAATCCCGGACTGGTGGCAGACTTAGTTGCGAGCAGCGATCTGGTGTATCACTTGGCGGCAGCCGTTGGAGTGCGCCATATCCTGTCCAACCCGCTTAGGGGCATCTTCACCAACGTCGAAGGGACAGCGAATGTCCTGAAGGCGGCTCACCTGCATAAGAGGCGTGTGCTCTTTGCTTCAACTTCTGAGGTATATGGTCGCAGCCCGCATATGCCCCTGAAAGAAGATGGCGATCGGGTACTAGGCTCGACGAAAATCACGCGTTGGTCCTACTCCACAGCCAAAGCACTGGGCGAGCACCTTTGTTTCGCCTACTACGCCGAGGGACTACCAGTGTCCATCGTGCGCTATTTCAACTCATATGGGCCACGTATGGACCCACAGGGCTATAGCAGCGTTGTCGCTAACTTTATCATGCAGGCCCTGCGCGGGGAGCCTCTAACCATTCACGGCGATGGCCAGCAATCTCGGTGTTTCACCTTTGTGAATGACACCGTCCGCGGAACGGTGCTCGCTGCGGAGCATCCAGAAGCATTGGGTGAAGTCTTCAATATCGGCAGCAGCGTGGAGACCACTATCCTCGAACTGGCAGCATTGGTCTTAGAACTTACTGGAGCGAAATCTGGGCTCACTTACTTGCCCTACGAACAAGTGTACGGGCCGAACTTCGAGGACCCCAGACGTCGGGTGCCGGACGTATCGAAAGCGCGCCGTGTGCTGGGATTCCAGGCCCAAGTTCCTTTGCGAGAGGGTCTCGAAGAAACGATCCGCTGGTTCAGACGTCAGTATAGTGAAACGCTGTGCAAAACATAA